One genomic region from Reichenbachiella ulvae encodes:
- a CDS encoding cytochrome b5 domain-containing protein — MNKPYTKQQLALRNGQDRDEIWVAYQGKIYDVGSSRLWRDGKHYEHWAGQDLTEELSDAPHTAKVFDKFEVVGELV; from the coding sequence ATGAATAAGCCGTACACCAAACAACAACTGGCACTACGAAATGGCCAGGACCGAGACGAAATATGGGTGGCTTATCAGGGCAAAATCTATGATGTAGGCAGCTCCCGTCTATGGAGAGATGGCAAGCACTACGAGCATTGGGCAGGTCAGGACCTAACAGAAGAATTGAGCGATGCTCCACATACCGCCAAGGTTTTTGACAAGTTTGAGGTGGTAGGAGAGTTGGTGTGA
- the murQ gene encoding N-acetylmuramic acid 6-phosphate etherase produces MTTTESNSNYDNLHTMGTEELLTSMNEEDQSVPLAVARSIDQITPLVEEITESMKQCGRLFYIGAGTSGRLGVVDASEIPPTYGLPQNRVIGIIAGGDRAIRQSVEQAEDDPNQAWEDMKVFGARAGDTVIGIAASGRTPYVLGGLKKANQNGLNTGCIVCNEGSMIAAEATYPVEVVVGPEFVTGSTRMKAGTATKLVLNMISTAVMIKLGHVKGNKMVDMQLSNAKLIDRAIRMLMSEIPVDRSEAEQMIHQYGSVRNAIDHYKA; encoded by the coding sequence ATGACGACCACCGAATCTAACTCTAACTATGACAATCTCCATACCATGGGGACCGAAGAACTTCTGACATCTATGAATGAGGAGGATCAAAGCGTTCCTTTAGCGGTGGCTCGTTCGATTGATCAAATAACCCCTCTGGTTGAAGAAATTACCGAAAGTATGAAGCAGTGTGGTCGATTGTTCTACATAGGAGCAGGGACCAGTGGACGTCTGGGTGTGGTAGACGCCTCCGAAATACCACCCACCTATGGATTGCCTCAAAATAGAGTGATAGGTATCATTGCAGGTGGAGATAGAGCCATTAGACAATCCGTGGAGCAGGCCGAAGATGACCCAAATCAAGCTTGGGAAGATATGAAGGTGTTCGGTGCCCGCGCGGGTGATACCGTCATTGGGATAGCGGCTTCAGGTCGTACCCCTTATGTTTTAGGAGGATTGAAAAAGGCCAATCAAAACGGCTTGAACACCGGATGCATCGTTTGCAATGAAGGCTCGATGATTGCAGCTGAAGCCACCTATCCTGTAGAAGTAGTCGTAGGACCCGAATTTGTGACAGGTAGTACGCGTATGAAAGCAGGTACGGCCACTAAACTTGTCTTGAATATGATATCGACCGCAGTAATGATCAAGCTGGGTCATGTCAAGGGCAACAAAATGGTGGATATGCAACTGAGCAATGCGAAACTCATAGATCGAGCCATTCGTATGTTGATGTCGGAGATACCTGTGGACAGGTCAGAGGCTGAGCAGATGATTCATCAATATGGATCTGTGCGAAACGCCATCGATCATTACAAAGCTTAG
- a CDS encoding N-acetylglucosamine kinase: MKLIADSGSTKTAWRLIDDTGKIFQANSVGINPYYMKKEEIQKAVSDGLVDYKDHPITSIHFYGSGCSSDNNKTLISDALLGLYPEATVEVDHDLMAAARALCGHQPGIACILGTGSNSCQYDGNSITENVTSLGYLLGDEGSGNMLGRMLIKRYFKHQLPDDLKAKFDEKYHLTRSELLENIYRSDMPIRFLSSFSKFIFDHIKHPYFYQMVYDCFEEFFDENVCQYSEHQSLPIHFTGSVAFYYGHILRQVAMDKGLTMGLITEDPVAGLALYHKNDWL, from the coding sequence ATGAAACTAATAGCAGATAGTGGATCGACTAAAACCGCCTGGAGATTGATTGACGATACGGGTAAGATATTTCAGGCCAATTCCGTAGGTATCAATCCCTACTACATGAAGAAGGAAGAAATCCAAAAAGCCGTGTCTGATGGTTTGGTGGATTACAAAGATCACCCGATTACATCGATTCACTTTTACGGGTCAGGCTGCTCCTCTGACAACAACAAAACCTTGATTTCTGATGCTTTGCTGGGATTGTATCCAGAGGCCACTGTCGAAGTAGATCATGATCTAATGGCGGCCGCTCGGGCGCTTTGTGGTCACCAACCTGGGATCGCCTGCATCTTAGGTACTGGCTCCAATTCCTGCCAGTACGACGGCAACTCCATTACAGAAAATGTGACCTCACTGGGCTATCTTTTGGGTGATGAGGGGAGCGGGAATATGCTGGGACGGATGCTGATCAAACGCTATTTTAAACATCAACTGCCAGATGATTTGAAAGCAAAGTTTGATGAGAAATATCATCTCACTCGTAGCGAATTGCTTGAGAACATTTACCGAAGCGACATGCCTATCCGCTTCCTCTCGAGCTTTTCTAAATTCATTTTTGATCATATCAAGCACCCTTATTTTTATCAGATGGTGTACGATTGTTTTGAAGAATTCTTTGACGAGAATGTCTGTCAGTATAGCGAGCATCAGTCACTACCGATTCATTTTACGGGGTCTGTGGCTTTCTACTATGGACATATTTTGAGACAAGTAGCTATGGATAAGGGGCTGACAATGGGTTTGATAACAGAAGATCCTGTGGCTGGATTGGCGCTTTACCATAAAAATGACTGGTTGTAA